A single Defluviitalea saccharophila DNA region contains:
- a CDS encoding CapA family protein translates to MKKLLLVLNVLFIFLFISCSPERQDARIETWVIDEQEEPKEQIVEVAKPRVYTARMRVVGDIMMHKWQLWEGHDPSSNSYNFDRQFELIQSELQAADITIGNLETTFGGEERGYSGYPRFNTPDSLASTLKAAGFDLLTTANNHSMDSNAPGALRTLEVLDELGIEHIGTYKSEEESENIQLRMVNGISFVFLSYTYGTNGIPVPKDLPYLVNLINIEKMKEDIKKAEELSPDFIVVNLHFGEEYQRYPNEKQKELVDELFNAGADIILGGHPHVIQPMEVRKIIRGDGTEETGFVIYSLGNFISSQRTPLDPPRDAGIILNLDFEKIDNEKAVLKGISFMPTWVQFSNINGKRVIRVIGNNLSDEELKTYLSEKEVNRLQTTKQNTIKHLLGDREVKEENGFYIYKIE, encoded by the coding sequence TTAATGTTTTATTTATCTTCTTATTTATTTCTTGTTCCCCTGAAAGACAAGATGCCAGAATAGAAACTTGGGTAATAGATGAACAGGAAGAGCCAAAAGAACAAATTGTTGAAGTGGCGAAACCCCGAGTTTATACTGCAAGAATGAGAGTAGTTGGCGATATTATGATGCATAAATGGCAGCTTTGGGAGGGCCATGATCCATCAAGCAACTCCTATAATTTCGACAGACAATTTGAATTGATTCAATCCGAATTACAGGCTGCAGATATCACTATAGGAAATCTGGAAACAACTTTTGGAGGAGAAGAAAGAGGTTATAGCGGTTATCCCAGATTTAATACGCCTGATTCTTTGGCATCAACTTTAAAAGCTGCAGGATTCGATCTTTTGACAACAGCCAATAATCATTCCATGGACAGCAATGCCCCAGGCGCCCTTCGAACCTTGGAGGTTTTAGATGAATTAGGAATAGAGCATATAGGCACATATAAAAGCGAAGAGGAAAGTGAAAACATACAGCTTAGAATGGTCAACGGAATTTCCTTTGTCTTTTTATCCTATACCTATGGCACCAATGGAATCCCTGTCCCTAAAGATTTGCCCTATCTGGTAAATTTAATCAATATCGAAAAAATGAAAGAAGATATCAAAAAAGCAGAAGAATTATCTCCAGATTTTATTGTTGTTAATCTCCATTTTGGAGAGGAATATCAAAGATATCCTAATGAAAAACAGAAAGAGTTGGTAGATGAATTATTTAATGCTGGGGCAGATATTATTCTTGGAGGCCATCCTCATGTTATTCAACCGATGGAAGTGAGAAAAATTATACGCGGGGATGGTACGGAAGAAACGGGATTTGTCATTTATTCTCTAGGAAATTTTATTTCCTCTCAAAGAACACCTCTGGATCCTCCAAGGGATGCAGGAATAATTTTAAACTTAGACTTCGAAAAAATTGATAACGAAAAAGCCGTTTTAAAAGGTATATCCTTTATGCCTACATGGGTACAGTTCAGTAATATCAATGGTAAAAGAGTTATTCGTGTGATCGGAAATAATTTATCAGATGAAGAATTAAAAACATATTTATCAGAAAAGGAAGTCAATAGACTGCAAACTACCAAACAAAACACCATAAAACATCTTCTAGGGGATCGAGAAGTGAAAGAAGAAAATGGTTTTTATATTTATAAGATAGAATAA